The following proteins are encoded in a genomic region of Mustela erminea isolate mMusErm1 chromosome 3, mMusErm1.Pri, whole genome shotgun sequence:
- the TEX43 gene encoding testis-expressed protein 43: MASGKDTCPILPKLANSCYEESSYKPSNKCNEVHLPRFSLKQGMIPRHYVMPWKENMKFRNVNLKHAEVCGIHAGPLEDTLFSNHSERLCHGEDRAVVLKKGPPEIKIADMPLHSPLSRYQSTVISHGFRRRLV, encoded by the exons ATGGCTTCAGGGAAAGACACTTGTCCTATCTTACCTAAGCTTGCCAACAGTTGCTATGAAGAGAGTTCATACAAGCCTTCTAATAA GTGTAATGAGGTTCATTTGCCACGGTTTTCATTAAAGCAAGGGATGATCCCAAGACATTACGTTATGCcttggaaagaaaacatgaaattcaGGAATGTGAATCTGAAG CACGCAGAAGTATGTGGGATCCACGCTGGTCCTCTAGAAGACACTCTGTTTTCGAATCACAGCGAAAGGCTCTGCCATGGGGAAGATCGGGCAGTTGTCTTGAAGAAAGGCCCACCAGAAATAAAAATTGCAGATATGCCTCTGCATTCCCCGCTCTCCAGATACCAAAGCACTGTGATCTCCCACGGCTTCAGGAGGAGACTGGtctaa